The proteins below come from a single Cannabis sativa cultivar Pink pepper isolate KNU-18-1 chromosome 3, ASM2916894v1, whole genome shotgun sequence genomic window:
- the LOC115708859 gene encoding uncharacterized protein LOC115708859 has product MELIIKKSTFILIFILFLFSTHPYFSTGAMVVDSEEIYEIDYRGPETHSSIPPPDHSRGKHRVHRQSSWGHPNNPKTKTTYLGRKASKIHG; this is encoded by the exons atggaGCTCATCATCAAGAAGTCTACCTTCATTCTCATCTTTATTCTCTTCCTCTTTTCCACTCATCCTTACTTCTCAACAG gGGCTATGGTGGTGGATAGTGAAGAGATTTATGAGATTGATTATAGAGGTCCTGAGACCCACTCATCAATTCCTCCACCTGATCACTCTCGTGGGAAGCATAGGGTTCACAGGCAAAGCTCATGGGGACACCCAAATAACCCTAAAACAAAGACCACTTACTTGGGAAGAAAG GCCAGTAAGATACACGGCTGA